CTGCGTGAGCCTGCCTGTCGACTCATCCATTCTGGGAGCTTTCCGGGTGCAAGATTTGCCTTCGATACGCTCAAGAATTTCATGGCTGGTGCTCGCCTGGGTCATGCCGACGGCGCTCGTGTTTCTGCTGCTCGTGGCGCAAAGCTACACACGCGAACGCGAGCATGTCGTCAGCGAAACGGCGCAGGCGGCGCGGGCAGTCGCCGCCGCCGTCGAACGCGACCTGCACGGCGCCCAGATGGCCGCGCGCATCCTCGCCGCCTCGCCCGCCCTGCAGACGGACGACATCGGCGCCCTGCGCACTCTGGCCGACAGCCTGTTGCAGCCAGGCCTGGCCTTCATCGTCTCCGACGCCAGGGGACGCCAGTTGATCAATACGGCCCTGCCCGCCAACCAGGCACCGCCCCCCTTGCCGCAAAAATGGGCCGCCAGCATGGAACGCACGCGCGAGTACGGCAAGCCGCGGCTGACCAGCCTGCTCATGGCGCCGGACGAGGTGCCGCGGCTGGCGCTGAACCTGCCCTTGCCGCGTGCCCAGGGGGCTGCCCATGTGCTGACGGCGCTGTACCCGCCCGACTACCTGCCCGTGCTGCTGCGCGAACTGCACCTGCCTGCCTACCTGGGCGCGGCCATCATCAATGCCGACGGCATCAACGTGGCGCGCACCCTGGCGCCACAGCGCTACGTGGGCCAGCGCAGCGTGGCGCCCCTGCTGGAACAGATACGCCAGGCGCCCGAGGGCGTGCTGCGCCATGCCACCCTGGAAGACCTGGACGTCTACACGGGCTTTCGCCGCGCTCCCGACGACAGCTGGACGGTGGCCGTCACCATGCGCACCAGCACGGTGGCCGAGGCGCTGCTGGGCTCGGTAGTCACGGGTTCCGTCATCCTGGCCCTGCTGCTCGGTGCCGGCTTTGCCCTGGCCTGGCGCGTGGGCGGCCGCCTGGCCCGCACCCTGCAAGAACTGACTTTGCAGATCGACGCGCTGGCGCAGGGCAAACCCTTGCTCTCGAACAAGCACGCGGACCGCGAATCGGCCGACATGGCCAGCGCCCTGGGCGCGCTGGAACGCGACCTGCGGCGCCACCGCACGCAGCTTGAAAGCCTGGTGGCCGAACGCACGCTGGCTCTGGAAAAATCCACGCGCCTGCTGGAAACCGTGTACGCGACGGCACCGATCGGCATGCTGTTCGTGGGCCTGGACTTGCGCATCGTCATGATCAACCACTACCTGGCCGCCCTCCACGGCGCCAGCGTGACGCAGCATCTGGGCCGTCCCGTGGGCGCCATGCTGTGCGACGACGCCGTGCGCGCGGACGTGGAGCGCTGCGTGCGCCAGGTGCTGGCGACGGGCATGCCCATCGTCGACATGGAATTGAACGGCCACAGCGGCCGGCAGCGCGAACAGCTGAGTCATTGGATCATCTCGTATCACCCGATTTTCGGTCCGGAACAGCAGTTGCTGGGCGTGTCGGGCCTGTGGCTGGACGTCAGCGAGCGCAAGCGCAGCGAAGCCGAATTTCGCCACTCGAAACATTTGTTCGGCACCATCATCGAAAACATCCCGGCCATGGTCTTCGTCAAGCGCGCCGACAAGCTGAGCTTTGAAATGGTCAACCGCCACGCGGAACTGACCCTGGGACGCTCGCGCGAGCAATTGCTGGGCAAGACCGACCACGATTTCTTCCCGCCGCAGCAGGCGGCCGCCTTCGTCAGCGCCGACCGCAAGCTGCTGGCCACGGGGCAGATGGTGGAAATCGAACAGGAAGCGATCAATACGGCCGACGGCACCACGCGCCACTTCACCACGCGCAAGGTGGTCTTGCGCGACGATGCGGGGCGCGCCAGCCACGTGCTGGGGGTCTCGATCGACATCACGGAACGCAGGCGCGCCACCGAGGTGCTGCACGCCACCACCTGGCGCCTGGAACAGAACGAGCGCTTCATCCGCACCGTCACCGACAACCTGCCCGGCATGGTGTCGTACTGGGGCGCCGATCTGCGTTGCCGCTTCGCAAATAAATTCTATAACGAATGGTTTGGCCGCAGCAGCGCCGAACTGGCCGGCATCCACATGCGCGAATTGCTGGGGCAGGAACTGTTCGACGTGTATGCACACCATGTCGACGGCGTGCTGGCGGGCCGGCCGCAAAGCTTCGAGCGCGACCTGCTCGATCCCACGGGCCAGGTGTGCCACACGTGGACCAACTACATCCCCGATGTCGACGACGGCGGCGGCGTGCGCGGCTTCTTCGTGCTGGCCTCGGACGTCTCTGAACTCAAGCGCACGCAATTGCGCCTGCATGAACTCAACGAGCAAATGGTGCGCGCGCGCGACAAGGCCGAGGCGGCCAGTATCGCGAAGAGCGAATTCGTCGCCAACATGAGCCATGAAATCCGCACGCCGATGAACGCCATCATCGGCCTGGCGCGCCTGCTGGAAGAGTCGCCGCTGGAACGGCGCGAACGCAGCTATGTCGGCAAGATCCAGATGGCCACGCAGTCGCTGCTCAATATCGTCAACGACGTGCTCGATTTCTCCAAGATCGAGGCGGGACAGATGCTGCTGGAACAGCGCCGTTTCCAGCTCGAACGCATGCTGGGCAGCGTCAGCGTGCTGCTGGCCAACAGCGCCTGGGCGCGCGGCGTGGAGCCCGTCTTCGTGCTCGACCCCGGCGTGCCGGACGAACTGATCGGCGACGCCCTGCGCGTGGAGCAGATCCTCCTCAACCTGGTGGGTAACGCCGTCAAATTCACCGCGCATGGCGAAGTGGTGTTGTCCATCGGCATGCTGGCCGAGGATGCGGCCAGCGCCACGCTGGCGTTTTCCGTGCGCGACACGGGCATCGGCATAGCCGCGGCCGAACAGGAACGCATCTTCGACGCGTTTTCCCAGGGCGACAGCGGCACCAGCCGCAAATACGGCGGCACGGGACTGGGCCTGGCCATCTGCCGGCGCATGGTGGAATTGATGGGCGGCACCCTCAGCGTGACAAGCGCGCTGGGCGAAGGTTCCGACTTCCGCTTCAGCTGCCGCTTCGACAAGGCGGCACCACCGCCCGAGCCGCCCGGCAAGAGTACGCCCAAGGCCCTGTCGCTGCTGATCATCGACGACAACGCCAGCGTGCGCGCCATGCTGGCAGACTGGTGCGCGGCGCAAGGCTGGCACAGCCGCAGCGCCGACAGTGGCGCGGCCGGCCTGGCGCTGCTGCGCGCCAGCGCCAGCGGCCTGGACGGCTTGCCGCCGGCCGATCTTGTGCTGCTCGACGCGGCCATGCCCGGCATGGATGGCATTTCCATGCTCACCGAGGCGCGCGCCGACGAACACCTGGCGCTGCCGCCCGTGCTCATGCTGGTGGCCGACCAGGACAGCGAAAACCTCGAACGCCTGGCCGACAGCCTGATGCTGGCCGGCATCGTGTCGAAACCGGCGACCCCGGCGCGCCTGCTGGCGGCCGTCACCGCCGTGCGGGATGGACGCAATGGCCGTAGCGCCCCGTCCGCGCTGCCCGTGTCCACTCCTCTGTCGGGCTTGCTGGAAGGCATGCGCGTGCTGCTGGTGGAAGACAATGAAATCAACCAGGAAGTGGCGCAGTACATCTTGCTGCACTCGGGTGCGCGCGTGGCCATGGCCGCCAACGGCAGGCTGGCCGTCGACATGCTCACCAGCACGCCGCACGCCTGGGACGTGGTGCTGATGGATTTGCAGATGCCCGTCATGAATGGCTATGACGCCACGCTGGCCATCCGCGCGCTGGGCTTGCCGGACTTGCCCATCATCGCCATGACGGCCAATGCCATGCACGAGGACCGCCTGCGCGCGGTTGCCAGCGGCATGAATGCGCACGTGGCCAAGCCCATCGATGTCGACGACATGATCGAGACCCTGACGCGGCTGGTGCCGGCGCCCTTGGGTGCCGATAGCGCCTTGCAAGCAGCCGATGCAGCCACGCAGACGCCGGACCTGCCGGCCACGGTGCCCGGCATCGACCTGGCGGCGGCCCTGCAGCGCTTCGGCGGCGACTACGGCGCCTTCCTGGCCCTGCTCAAGCGGTTTGAGAATTCGCAAGGCGACGCCGTCGAAGAAACACGGCGCCTGCTGGCCGCTGGCCAGACACAGCAGGCGGCGCAGTTGCTGCACCGCGTCTGCGGCGTGGCGGCCAACCTGGGCGCCACGCACGTCGCCAGCCTGGCCGCCGAGGCGGAAAAGGCGCTGAAAACGGGGCCATCGCACGCCACGGCCGCCTTGCTGGGACAGCTGGAACGGGCGATGGCCGAAGTCATCAACGCGACGCGCACCCTGCCCTCGCCCCTGCGGCGCGGCCAGCCGCCAGCTGCCGCGCCCGGCAGCGCACCGCTCGACCTGCACGCCGGCCTGGCCGAACTGCTTGTATTGATCCGCAACAATAACCTGAAGGCGCTGGCGCACTTCCACGCCCTGCACCCCGCCCTGCAACAGTCAGACCGGGAAGCGGCCCTGGCGATGGCAAACGCGATCGAGACCCTGAATTTTTCCGAAGCGGAAAAACTCGTGCTCGATCAGCTGAAACGAGAGGAAAACAAGTGAGCTGG
Above is a genomic segment from Janthinobacterium sp. 64 containing:
- a CDS encoding PAS domain-containing protein, with amino-acid sequence MLAWVMPTALVFLLLVAQSYTREREHVVSETAQAARAVAAAVERDLHGAQMAARILAASPALQTDDIGALRTLADSLLQPGLAFIVSDARGRQLINTALPANQAPPPLPQKWAASMERTREYGKPRLTSLLMAPDEVPRLALNLPLPRAQGAAHVLTALYPPDYLPVLLRELHLPAYLGAAIINADGINVARTLAPQRYVGQRSVAPLLEQIRQAPEGVLRHATLEDLDVYTGFRRAPDDSWTVAVTMRTSTVAEALLGSVVTGSVILALLLGAGFALAWRVGGRLARTLQELTLQIDALAQGKPLLSNKHADRESADMASALGALERDLRRHRTQLESLVAERTLALEKSTRLLETVYATAPIGMLFVGLDLRIVMINHYLAALHGASVTQHLGRPVGAMLCDDAVRADVERCVRQVLATGMPIVDMELNGHSGRQREQLSHWIISYHPIFGPEQQLLGVSGLWLDVSERKRSEAEFRHSKHLFGTIIENIPAMVFVKRADKLSFEMVNRHAELTLGRSREQLLGKTDHDFFPPQQAAAFVSADRKLLATGQMVEIEQEAINTADGTTRHFTTRKVVLRDDAGRASHVLGVSIDITERRRATEVLHATTWRLEQNERFIRTVTDNLPGMVSYWGADLRCRFANKFYNEWFGRSSAELAGIHMRELLGQELFDVYAHHVDGVLAGRPQSFERDLLDPTGQVCHTWTNYIPDVDDGGGVRGFFVLASDVSELKRTQLRLHELNEQMVRARDKAEAASIAKSEFVANMSHEIRTPMNAIIGLARLLEESPLERRERSYVGKIQMATQSLLNIVNDVLDFSKIEAGQMLLEQRRFQLERMLGSVSVLLANSAWARGVEPVFVLDPGVPDELIGDALRVEQILLNLVGNAVKFTAHGEVVLSIGMLAEDAASATLAFSVRDTGIGIAAAEQERIFDAFSQGDSGTSRKYGGTGLGLAICRRMVELMGGTLSVTSALGEGSDFRFSCRFDKAAPPPEPPGKSTPKALSLLIIDDNASVRAMLADWCAAQGWHSRSADSGAAGLALLRASASGLDGLPPADLVLLDAAMPGMDGISMLTEARADEHLALPPVLMLVADQDSENLERLADSLMLAGIVSKPATPARLLAAVTAVRDGRNGRSAPSALPVSTPLSGLLEGMRVLLVEDNEINQEVAQYILLHSGARVAMAANGRLAVDMLTSTPHAWDVVLMDLQMPVMNGYDATLAIRALGLPDLPIIAMTANAMHEDRLRAVASGMNAHVAKPIDVDDMIETLTRLVPAPLGADSALQAADAATQTPDLPATVPGIDLAAALQRFGGDYGAFLALLKRFENSQGDAVEETRRLLAAGQTQQAAQLLHRVCGVAANLGATHVASLAAEAEKALKTGPSHATAALLGQLERAMAEVINATRTLPSPLRRGQPPAAAPGSAPLDLHAGLAELLVLIRNNNLKALAHFHALHPALQQSDREAALAMANAIETLNFSEAEKLVLDQLKREENK